The Streptomyces sp. NBC_00459 DNA segment CCTGACCACCTTCGACCTCGACGAGTACGTCTACAACGCCCTCGCCGCCGGAGCCGACGGCTTCCTGCTCAAGGACACCGACCCCGCCGAAATCCTGCGCGCCGTCCACCTGGTGGCCGCCGGCTCGGCCATGCTCCACCCCACCGCGGCCCGCCGTCTCATCGACCGCTATCACGCGGCCAACCAGCCCGATGCAACCGCCGCCAAGGCCCGGCTCGACCGGCTCACCCCACGCGAACGCGATGTGCTCACCCTGCTCGCCCACGGCGACACCAACGCCGACATCGCCACCCGCCTCGCCATGCGTGAGAGCACCGTCAAGGCCCACGTCAGCCGTGTCCTGACCGCACTGGAGGTCACCAACCGCGTCCAGGCCGCCCTGCTGGCCCGCGACGCGGGACTCACAGGTTGACGAGCGGTTCGAGGCCGTCCGCGTGACGGCTTGTGCATACCAGCCGGGTCAACCGGCCTGCCGGGTGCTGCAGATGGTCCTTGACACGTTCTGGAGGTTGGCGTCGAACCGGCGGAGGCGCGGCCCGTGCGGAGTCCGCGCGGGCCGCGCCCCGGGTGTCGGTGCCGGTCAGATGCAGGCGTCGTTGGCCCACTTGTGCGAGGAGATGTTGTTGTTCAGGGTCTCGCCCTGTCCGGGGCCGGCGACCTGGAAGTACCACTGCGACAGGTCGGCGTAGTAATAGCCGTTCTCGATGCAGGCGTACGTGCCTCCGTAGGCGGTGTCCCAGTAGACGTGGACCCGCGAGTAGGAGCCGGGGTAGCCGCGGTTCTCGATCGAGCCCGCCTGGTTGCGCATGTTCCCGCCGGGCGAGCAGGTGGACCAGTTGGTGTCGTCGCCGACCCAGGCGCAGTACTTGCCCGTCCTGTTCGCGCCGTCCCAGGCGTAGAAGTTGCCGTCCGCTGCCGCCACCGAGGGCGCCGCGGCGGCGGTGGCGGACTTCGAGTCGGGGGCGGGCGCGGGGGGTGCGGCGGCGCCGGCGATACCCGGTGCGGCGAGGACGCTCAACCCCGCGAGGGCGAACCCCGCGAGGGCGGTGCCGATCTTCTTGGGTGATGCGGACATGACTGTCTCCCTGATGGTCGGTTTCGTGGTCGCGCGGTCAGTGCCCGGAGGGAACGGCACGGGCCCGCAGAAGGGCGGCCCTCTCCAGCCGGAGGCGGCTGTCCACCGCCGCGCGGTACTTCTTCTGCAGGCGCTTGTCATAACGGGCGTCCAGCCGCCGTGCGGTGGCGGACAGCCCGGAGCTGTGCGCGCACCGTGCTTCGTCGACCGCCGTACGCACTTCCTGTTTCCGGTCCTCGGCCCTGCCGGAGGCGAATGCCGCGCGGGCCTGGCCCGGATCCGCGTAACGGTGACCGTGTTCGCGCATGCACGCCGCCCATTCCCGCGTGGAGTCGCGGAACCTGGGATCGGCGAAGACGTCGGTCCGGCGGATCGACCCGAGCGAGTCCGTCACCGCCTTGGCCCGGAACCAGTTCCCGAGGCCGCCGTAGAGCTTTCCCTCCGTCTCCGCCAGGCAGCCGTCGGTACTGCGCCCCGCGGTCACGCCGGTGGGCAGGCGCACCTCCAGTCCCCCGGTTCTTCCGCTGTAGGCGTCGACCGCCTGTGTCCTGCGGTCGGGCGGCAGACCTTGCAGGTAACGGCGGTTCGGATCGGAGCGCCGCACCTGGTCGATACGCCACCGCACGTCGCTGCCGTACCCGTGCCGCCGCGCCCAGGCCACGTCGTCCACCACGTACGGGAACGACTTGTCCTCGGGCACCGGATTCTCCGGCACCTTCCACACCTGGAATCCCTTGCGGGCCATGCAGCTCTGCACCATGGCCTGTTCGGCCTCGTACAGCAAAGACTTCTCCCGCGCCGTCAACGGCTGTTCCGTTACGGCAGGCTTCGTCCCCGCCGGCTGCTCCGCCCGCGCCCGCGGACCCTCCCCGTTCGGACCGCAGGCGGCCATGGCAAGGGCCAGAAGTCCCGAGACGGCGGCCAGTAACAGACGTCCCGACGCGGTGTCCCCCGTGCTGCCCATGGAGTCCTCCTCTCCGGCTCCGGCCTGCGGTCAGCGGCCTGTGGCGGTTGGCGAAGTCGGCTCGCCCCCGAGACTGCCCAGCCGACGCCGGAGGCGCCATGTCTTTAGGCACCGGCCTAAAGACGCAGCCTCCTGCGGCATCGGCTTTTCGGCGTAATTTCGGTCTGGTCAACCCTGTGGTGATGCATGGGATGCTCTGGATGGAACGGGACTCGCGGGGCTATTTGTCCGACACCTGTCACGCCTGACGGCAACCCCTCCGGCGCCACCGCGGAGGGACGGTCACCGCCGTGCGAGGAATCTGCCGGAACCGATCACGGGGGCCACGTGCTCAGGCTGCATTTCACCAAGGACGACCTGCTCAAAACCCGGGTCGCCCGGGAACCCGACCCGTTATGGGAGACCGTGCTCAGCGCTCATCTCCTCGCCAAGGACCAGGGCCAGGCGGTTTTCTCGCACTGGCGCGACCAGGCCCGCAGCCGACTGGGCCGGCTGCCCCGCCAGGAACTGCGCCTGATGCGCACGATCGCCCCGCCTCACGGCAGTTCTCCGGACTTCCTCAACCCGCCCGAGGCCGCCCAGGGGGTCTCCGAAGGCATCGAAGCGGTGCTGACCACACCGAGACGCCGACTGCGCGCCGAGATCGGGCTCATGGACTCCGCGCCGACATGGCTGCGCCCGATCGCCGACGGGGAGCCCGCCGCACTTCGGGACCTGGGGCGGGCGCTGCACGGCTACTTCGACTCCGCGCTGGCCCCGTTCTGGCCCGCCGTACGCGCCCAGGTCGAGGCCGACCGCGCGCTGCGCGCGCGGGCCCTGCTCACCGGGGGCACGGAGGCCCTGCTCGGCTCGTTGAGGCCGACGATCCACTGGCGCCCGCCCGTGCTGGAGACGGACTACCCGGTCGACCGGGACGTGCATCTGGAGGGGCGCGGGCTGTTGCTGGTGCCGTCGGTGTTCTGCTGGCGCAGGCCGATTACTCTGGTCGACCCCACTCTGCCGCCCGTGCTGACCTACCCGGTGGCGCGCAGTGCCGGCTGGTGGGAGGGGCAGTACGGCGGCCCGTCCAGGGAACGGCCGCTGGCGAACCTGCTGGGCAGGGGACGGGCGGCCGTCCTGCGAACGGTGGAGAGCGGGTGCACCACCACCGAGCTGGCCCGCCGCATGGGGGTGAGCGCGGCGACCGCCAGCGAGCACGCCAGGATCATGCGCGAGGCGGGCCTGCTCGCGTCGGTTCGAGACCGCAACACGGTGGTGCACGCGCTCACCCCGCTGGGTGTCGACCTGCTCGCCGCCAACTCCGGGTACCGCCCGCCGGCCGACGCCACGTCCTCATCTCATGGCACGACCGACGCCCCGCCGTTTCATGGGCGGCGAGGGCGCCAGGCCATCAGCAACTCCTCCCACCGATAGAGCGGGACCGGCCCCTCGGCCGACTGACGTTCCGCCGATGAGCGCTCCAACCCGCCTTGAGTACGGAGCCGTTGCACGTCGGCCTCCCGCCGGTCAGGATCCAGCCGGGCCAGGTCGGTCTCGTTGAACCGGTGGGCAGCCGACGAGGAGTTCGTACGCGAGCCGGGCGAATCCGCCGCACGGGGGCCTGAGCGCGAGTTGTGGACTCCGGTGCAGGCGTGCCGTGACTCAGCCGGCGGAGGAAGGCTCGGGCGCCGGCTCGGATGACGCGACGCCCGTCGAACCCTCGACATCCCCGTCGGCGTGCCGGAGTTCGTGCCGCCAGGAGGCGCCCCAGGCGAGCACCGCCCCACCCACCGCGTAGGCACCGAGCACCCAGAGCGCCTGTGTGGTGGCGTGACCCGAGAAGTACACCGTGTTGCGGACCAGGGTCGTACCGGCTCCCGGCGGCAGCGCCTGTCCGATGGCGCTCCAGAACGACGGGAGCAGCGGCGCGGGGTAGACACCGCCGGAGCTCGGGTTGCCCAGCACCACGAAGAGCAGGATGACCACGCCGGTGCCCAGGAGACCCAGCAGGGTCTGCAGGGCGAGTGCCGTCGCCGCCGAGGCGAGGACGACCAGGGTGCCGATGGCACTCAGCGTCCAGAAGTGACCGCCCAGCGCGTCGAACACCGGTCCCACGATGACAGCTCCCGCGATCCCCGACACGGCCGCGTACAGCACGAGGACGCCGAGGCGGATCAGGGTGCGGTGCCTGTTGGCGGGCCGGGAACCCGCCGCCATGCCCATGATCGTCGCGGTCAGATAGCCGCCGATCACCCAGCCGAGCACGAGGTAGAAGGACGTCATACCGCGGCCGTCCCCGGCGTTCGGGAGCCGGATGTCGGTGACGTCGATCTGCCGTTTCTGTGCCGTCTCGATCTTCTGGGCGATCTGTGTGGCGGTCTGCGACACCGACGGCCCGCCCGCCGAGGCGACCAGGAGGGTGTCCTTGGTGCCGGTCGCGTCGAAGAGGAAGGCGGCGTCCGTCTTCCTCATGAGGACCCAACTCCGGGCGACCGCGGCGCTCGGTGCCGCCGTGGCCTCGACCGGATCGCCGTCGAGGGCGTTCAGCTGGGCGACGATCTTCGCGGACGCCTGTTGCGGAGCCGCGACGGCGACCGGGATCCGGTGCGGCGTGGGCGAGTGGAAGGCCCCGACGTAGGACACGACGAAGGCGAGCTGGACGAGCAGGCCGCCCAGCACGAGCCCGAAGGCCCGGAACGTAACGGCGTCCCTGAACTCGGCTGCGAATCCGCGAGTCTTGGCGTCGCGTTCGGTGAGGGATCCACCCGAGGAAGAGCTGGAAGGTGCTTTCACGGGCGAATGATCGCACAGGCGAATGAACCCTTCGTTCCGCTTCACGGAACCGCCACTCACGTGCGAGGGCCATTGGTCCTAGTGCTTTGTGCCGAGGCACAGTGCGCCGGGAGACCGATTCCCGCTCCGTCGGGCGACCATAGTGTGAACGCATGAGCGAAGCGGTGCAGAAGTCCCCCGGCTACCGGGCGGTGGACATCGTCCGCGGCTACGCGGAACGTGACGCCATCGCGGTGCAGGACGCCATGGCCGGTCTGGACCCAGCCGCCTGGACGGAGATGTACACCGTCCTGAGCGGCCTGCTGCACTCCACCGTCGGCATCGTCGGGGTGACCGGCGGGCAGTGGACGGCCGGCCAACTGGTCGAACACGCCGACGAGGTGGCCACTGCCGCCCCGCCCCACTACGAGTTCGCCATCGCCGAGGCAGCGCGGGCCTGGGCCCACGGGGACCAGTCGGCGCTGCGGGCGCTGCCGGGCCAGGACCTCCTGGGGGCCGTGCATGCGACAGCCGTGTTCGTCGCCGCTCTGGGGCTGGCGCTGTGGGGCCGGACCGGATTCCTCGGTGTCCTCGCGGCGTACGACGACACCGTCACCGCCATCCTGAACGGCCAGGCGTCCGGTCTCTGACGGTCTCCTGCGGTTGCTGCGGGGGAAGGCACCGCTGGAGATCTGGACGCGGATGCGGTGGCGTGGACCGTCCCTGCTCGTCGACGTCGCAGAGGCGGACGAAAACGTCGGCGGACGGCAGGCCGGAGCGGAAGAAGACCTCGGCTTCGACCTCGCCGATCACCTCGACACCCTTGTCCAGTACGGGAGTTGTGCAGGTGAGGACATCCGGGCGGGCTTCGAGAGCGGTGTTGCAAGCGGGCGGCGGCCAGGACGGGAAGTCGCGCCGGCTCTCCTCACCCATCACGAACAGGCGGACCGGCGCGCGGTCGGACGGCTCATGGCCTCGCGCGTATGCCAGCCCGAAGTCGACTGCTTCGGCTGTCGCCGCCTGCCCACCCCCATGGAGATGTGCGCCCAGGGACCGACCGTGCCGACCGGGGCCGCGATGTCGGCGACCCGCTTGCTGTGGTCGAGGACCTGCCGGAACGGCGAGTGTCGAATGGTCGGGCCGCTAGACGCGAGTCACACGCCGCACCAGATCCACCCAGGCGGCCTGAAGGCGTGCGACGGGGACCTCGCACTCCTTGTGCAGGTAGTCCGCCGTCTCGAAGTTCACGAAGGCGAGCAGGGCGTGGGCGAGCATCTCGTGGTCGCCGTCAACTCCCGTTTCTTTCAGGAGGGTTGAGACGTGACAATGGAAGGCGCGGCCGATGACGGAGGCGTTGCGACGTTCATGGACCACCTGACGTCCCAGTGCGGCACCCATGTCCACGTCGGCGGCGATACGTTCCATCAGGGCACAGCCGAACGCCGCCAGTCTGTCCCGCGCGGGTGCGCCCGGACCCAGCGGCGGAGGGCCTTCCGTGTACACCGCCTCGAACTCCGCCTCCGCCTCACCGAGGAGGGCGAGCAGGAGACCGTCTCGGTCGCCGAAACGGCGGAAGAGCGTGCCCTTTCCGACCCCGGCGGCCTCCGCGACCGACTGCATCGTCACGTGATCGGCCCCTCGCTCGGCGACCAGCAGGGCCGCCGCCGCCAGCAGTCGGGCACGGTTGCGGGCGGCATCGGCCCGCTCGGTGGAGACGTCACCCGAACCGTCCGTCATGGCGTTCCTGTCACTTGTGCGTACACGCTTCCGTCCGCGATCCACCGTATTCGTTGGCGGTCATCGCTCTCCTCGGGTGCGTCCATGGGCGCCGGCGGTGTGCCATCCGGTTCACAGGGGTGCATAGGGCGGGCGACGGAGTCCGGTCCGGAGCGGCACGTGTGAGCGTGGCCGTGTCCGAGGCTAACGACGCGGAGCCGTGCCGGCACCCGACCCTGGTCCTAGGTGGTCTCGGCAGATGGGCCTAGTACCACGGTCTCGGATCGTGTGGCCGGCGATCGATGCTGGCCGTTGCCCGGTCATGGTGGGTGCGCGCCTCGGCCGGAGCCGTGATCGGACGAAGGCCGCCCCCACGTCCGGCGAATGCCCAGGTGAGCCACCCCGTCCGACGGAGGATTCGAGCGCGCCGACCTGACCGGCCGCATCCCTGTTCTTCGGGCTCCGGCTCCGTCCGCAGGTACCGACCCCAGATCCGGGCCTTGCGATAGGGGCCGTCCCCGCCGCTGTCGTACTGCCGCGTGTCGAAGTCGACCCGGTACAGAAGCTCGCCACTGAGCGCACGAGCATGTTCGTCGGGTACAGGCGCACCCATGGCGTCGATCGTTCCGGGAAACTCGACCTGCCAAGGACCGTCCCAGTCCGGGTCCCTGACGACCGTGACCCTGCTACCCGGTGCCAATGCGCCGGTCGGCCACGTCTGGCTCAAGGGACGACCGAGGATGCGCTCCATCACCTGGCGGTCGTCTGCATCCGCAGGAACGGGGTCGGAACTGTCTGTCATCCCGCCCACCCTGCCCGTACCGCTTCAGAATCACCAGAAGACAAAGGACTTCCCCGTAGCGGTCGCGGGTTGTCGGCATCCGTCAGGCCCGGGAGAGGAATACATAGGCCACGCCTATACGGGGCATCGATTTTTGGTCGTGGACCCCCTGAAGCGGGGCCGGTTCACTGTGGCCCAAAGCTGGCGCGGACCGATCGGGCTCGGTGTCGCGCGATCAGGGAGGCTGCAATGACGCATACCCCGGGCAACGGACGAGCCGAACAAGCCGCGCGTATCGCGGCGAAGCCGTGGTACCGACAGTTGTACGTTCAGGTGCTGGTGGCGATCGTGATCGGCATCGTGCTGGGCTGGCGGTGGCCGGATCTGGCCACCGACATGGAGCCGATCGGCACGACGTTCATCACCGCGATGAAGATGCTGATCGGCCCGATCGTCTTCCTGACGATCATCGGCGGTATCGCCGGGGTCGCGGACCTGAAGAAGGTCGGCCGCACGGGGATCAAGGCGCTGGCCTACTTCCAGGCCGGCACGATCGTCGCGCTGCTGACGGGCCTGGTGGCGATCAACATCTTCCGGCTCGGCGACGGCGTGCACGCCGACCCGGCGACGCTGCAGACGTCGGGAGACGCGAGCCAGTACGTCGAGACGGGCGAGCACCAGCACTGGTGGGAGTTCCTCACCAACATCGTGCCGAACAGCTTCTTCGGCCCGTTCGTCGAGGGGAAGATCCTTCAGGTGATCTTCCTGGCCGTCGTCTTCGGTATCGCGATCAAGATGGTGGGAAAGACGGGTGAGCCGATCATCGCGGCCGTGGGGCGACTGACCGAGGTCGTCTTCAAGGTCCTGTCCTTCGTGATGAAGGCCGCGCCGCTGGGCGCCTTCGGCGCGATGTCGTACGCCATCGGGAAGTTCGGCCTGTCCACATTGACCAGCCTCGGCTCGCTGATCGTCCTCTTCTACGTCACCTCGGCCCTGTTCGTCGTGGTGGTGCTCGGCGGGGTGCTCGCCCTGTATGTGCGGCTGAACATCTTCCAGCTCTTCCGCTACTTCAAGGAGGAGTTCTGGCTGATCCTCGGCACCTCGACCGCCGAGCCCGCACTGCCCGGGCTGATGCGCAAGCTGCAGTTCATGGGCACCGAGCGCTCCACGGTCGGCCTGGTCGTGCCGACCGGCTACAGCTTCAACCTCGACGGCGCGGCGATCTACCTCTCGCTCGCCACCCTCTACATAGCCCAGGCCACCGACACGTCTCTCTCCGTCGGCCAGCAACTCGGGCTGCTGGCCGTCATGTTGCTGACGTCCAAGGGTGCGGCGGGCGTCGCGGGCGGCGGGTTCATCGCGCTCACCGCGACGCTGTCGACGGTCGGTTCCGTCCCGGCCGCGGGCATCATGCTGATCTTCGGCATCGACAAGTTCATGTCGGAGTGCCGGGCCCTGGTGAACTTCTTCGGCAATGCCGTGGCCACCCTGGTCGTCGCCAGGTGGGAGAACGGGCTGGACCTGGAGCGGGCTCGGGTGGTGCTGGCCGGGAAGGCGGGCGAGCCACCACTGACCACCGAGGCCGAAGCCGACGTCGAAGCCGAGTCCGAGTCCGAAAAGGCCGGGGCCGGGCTGGAGACGCACCGCCCGGCCGTCGCGCCCCCCGCTGCTCAGACCGCCGAGATGGCCCCCTGATGACGTCCGTCCTGATCGCCCCGGACAAGTTTAAGGGCTCCCTCAGCGCCGACGAGGTGGCCCGCGCGCTGGAGCGCGGGCTGCGGGAAGCCGCCCCGCACACCCACGTCACCCGACTCGCCCTGGCCGACGGAGGAGAGGGCAGCGTCGCCGCCGCCTGCGCGGGCCGCTTCCGCGCGGAGACGGTCATCGTCAGCGGACCCACCGGGCGGCCCGTCACGGCACCCGTCGCGATCGACGGCCGTACGGTCCTGGTCGAAGCAGCGGCCGTCTGTGGCCTCGGCGTCCTCCCGGAGGGCCGCAAGGCACCACTGACCGCCACCAGCCGGGGCATCGGGCAGGCCGTCCAGTACGCCCTGGCAGGCGAGGTCGACACCATCGTCCTCGCCCTCGGCGGGGTCGCCACCACCGACGGAGGCGCGGGTCTGCTCCAGTCCCTCGGCGCGGTACTGGTCCGCGCGGACGGCACCCCAATAGGCCCCGGAGGCCAAGGACTCGCCGACGTCCACACGGCCGATCTCGCCCCGGCCCGTGCCGCGCTGGCCGGGGTCGACCTGGTCCTGGCCACGGACGTGGACAACCCGCTGCTCGGACCGACGGGCACCGCCGCCGTCTACGGCCCCCAGAAGGGGGCCTCCGAGCGCGACGTACGAGAACTGGACGCGGCTCTGGGCACCTTCGTACGACGACTCGACGCGGCCGGTGTCCCGGACGCGTCCCGCCTCGCACGCTCCGCCGGGGCCGGGGCGGCCGGTGGGCTCGGATATGCCGGGATGCTGCTGGGCGGACGGGTGTGTTCGGGGGCCGACTACTTCCTCACCCTGCTGGGCGCCGACGCGCTGCTCGCCGCGAGCGACTTCGTCGTGACCGGCGAAGGGAGCCTCGACGAGCAGTCCCTGTCGGGCAAGCTGCCTGTCGCGCTCGCCCGGCGGGCCCGTCGGCAGGGCGTCGCGGTGCACGCCGTCGCCGGCCGCTGCACCCTGCCCGCCGAACGCGCCGCCGCACACTTCAGCTCCGTACAGGCTCTGACGGAGCTGACCGACCAGGACTGCGCGAACGACAGCGCGCTGTCCGCGCGACTGCTCACGCGGTGCGGGCGGACGCTCGGCGACCGCTGGATCGGCGGGCGCGCGGACGAAACGGCCCAGGCGGAATACATGGATCGGGCGGACTAGGCCGACCGGCGATTGGCTGGGGAGAGAGAAGCGGGACTGAGGGAGTGCCTGCACGGGCCCGTGACGCCGCCCCCGATTGCCGATCGGTCTATGTTGGCCCTGCCCCAGGACAGATCAACCGGCGGAGGCACCGTGGACGCGCGGCAGTTGGAGTACTTCCTGGCCATCGTCGAGCACGGCGGCTTCAGCAAGGCCGCCACCGCGCTCCATGTGGCCCAGCCGTCGCTGTCGCAGGCCATGGCCAACCTGGAGGCCGACCTCGGGGTGGCCCTCTTCCACCGGGTGGGGCGCGGTGTCGTCCTCAGCGAGGCCGGCACGGAACTGCTGGAGCCCAGCCGCCGCGTCCTACGGGACCTGGCCGCCGTACGCGACACCGCCGCCGCGCTCGCCGGGCTGCACGGCGGCACGGTCGAGGTGGCCACGATGCCCTCGCCCGGCATCGAGCCGCTGACGACCCTCATCCACCGGTTCGCGGAGCTGCACCCGTCCGTGACGGTGAGCACCCAGGCCGC contains these protein-coding regions:
- a CDS encoding response regulator transcription factor — its product is MIRTMIVDDDALVRLGLADLLDGDPGIEVVAQAPDGLSAIEQATAHRIDVALVDVRMPRMDGITATARLRALPHPPKVITLTTFDLDEYVYNALAAGADGFLLKDTDPAEILRAVHLVAAGSAMLHPTAARRLIDRYHAANQPDATAAKARLDRLTPRERDVLTLLAHGDTNADIATRLAMRESTVKAHVSRVLTALEVTNRVQAALLARDAGLTG
- a CDS encoding peptidase inhibitor family I36 protein encodes the protein MSASPKKIGTALAGFALAGLSVLAAPGIAGAAAPPAPAPDSKSATAAAAPSVAAADGNFYAWDGANRTGKYCAWVGDDTNWSTCSPGGNMRNQAGSIENRGYPGSYSRVHVYWDTAYGGTYACIENGYYYADLSQWYFQVAGPGQGETLNNNISSHKWANDACI
- a CDS encoding DUF5937 family protein, whose protein sequence is MLRLHFTKDDLLKTRVAREPDPLWETVLSAHLLAKDQGQAVFSHWRDQARSRLGRLPRQELRLMRTIAPPHGSSPDFLNPPEAAQGVSEGIEAVLTTPRRRLRAEIGLMDSAPTWLRPIADGEPAALRDLGRALHGYFDSALAPFWPAVRAQVEADRALRARALLTGGTEALLGSLRPTIHWRPPVLETDYPVDRDVHLEGRGLLLVPSVFCWRRPITLVDPTLPPVLTYPVARSAGWWEGQYGGPSRERPLANLLGRGRAAVLRTVESGCTTTELARRMGVSAATASEHARIMREAGLLASVRDRNTVVHALTPLGVDLLAANSGYRPPADATSSSHGTTDAPPFHGRRGRQAISNSSHR
- a CDS encoding DUF3533 domain-containing protein, whose product is MKAPSSSSSGGSLTERDAKTRGFAAEFRDAVTFRAFGLVLGGLLVQLAFVVSYVGAFHSPTPHRIPVAVAAPQQASAKIVAQLNALDGDPVEATAAPSAAVARSWVLMRKTDAAFLFDATGTKDTLLVASAGGPSVSQTATQIAQKIETAQKRQIDVTDIRLPNAGDGRGMTSFYLVLGWVIGGYLTATIMGMAAGSRPANRHRTLIRLGVLVLYAAVSGIAGAVIVGPVFDALGGHFWTLSAIGTLVVLASAATALALQTLLGLLGTGVVILLFVVLGNPSSGGVYPAPLLPSFWSAIGQALPPGAGTTLVRNTVYFSGHATTQALWVLGAYAVGGAVLAWGASWRHELRHADGDVEGSTGVASSEPAPEPSSAG
- a CDS encoding CocE/NonD family hydrolase C-terminal non-catalytic domain-containing protein, producing the protein MGEESRRDFPSWPPPACNTALEARPDVLTCTTPVLDKGVEVIGEVEAEVFFRSGLPSADVFVRLCDVDEQGRSTPPHPRPDLQRCLPPQQPQETVRDRTPGRSGWR
- a CDS encoding TetR/AcrR family transcriptional regulator, which produces MTDGSGDVSTERADAARNRARLLAAAALLVAERGADHVTMQSVAEAAGVGKGTLFRRFGDRDGLLLALLGEAEAEFEAVYTEGPPPLGPGAPARDRLAAFGCALMERIAADVDMGAALGRQVVHERRNASVIGRAFHCHVSTLLKETGVDGDHEMLAHALLAFVNFETADYLHKECEVPVARLQAAWVDLVRRVTRV
- the dctA gene encoding C4-dicarboxylate transporter DctA — translated: MTHTPGNGRAEQAARIAAKPWYRQLYVQVLVAIVIGIVLGWRWPDLATDMEPIGTTFITAMKMLIGPIVFLTIIGGIAGVADLKKVGRTGIKALAYFQAGTIVALLTGLVAINIFRLGDGVHADPATLQTSGDASQYVETGEHQHWWEFLTNIVPNSFFGPFVEGKILQVIFLAVVFGIAIKMVGKTGEPIIAAVGRLTEVVFKVLSFVMKAAPLGAFGAMSYAIGKFGLSTLTSLGSLIVLFYVTSALFVVVVLGGVLALYVRLNIFQLFRYFKEEFWLILGTSTAEPALPGLMRKLQFMGTERSTVGLVVPTGYSFNLDGAAIYLSLATLYIAQATDTSLSVGQQLGLLAVMLLTSKGAAGVAGGGFIALTATLSTVGSVPAAGIMLIFGIDKFMSECRALVNFFGNAVATLVVARWENGLDLERARVVLAGKAGEPPLTTEAEADVEAESESEKAGAGLETHRPAVAPPAAQTAEMAP
- a CDS encoding glycerate kinase, with product MTSVLIAPDKFKGSLSADEVARALERGLREAAPHTHVTRLALADGGEGSVAAACAGRFRAETVIVSGPTGRPVTAPVAIDGRTVLVEAAAVCGLGVLPEGRKAPLTATSRGIGQAVQYALAGEVDTIVLALGGVATTDGGAGLLQSLGAVLVRADGTPIGPGGQGLADVHTADLAPARAALAGVDLVLATDVDNPLLGPTGTAAVYGPQKGASERDVRELDAALGTFVRRLDAAGVPDASRLARSAGAGAAGGLGYAGMLLGGRVCSGADYFLTLLGADALLAASDFVVTGEGSLDEQSLSGKLPVALARRARRQGVAVHAVAGRCTLPAERAAAHFSSVQALTELTDQDCANDSALSARLLTRCGRTLGDRWIGGRADETAQAEYMDRAD